From a single Sporosarcina oncorhynchi genomic region:
- the isdE gene encoding heme ABC transporter substrate-binding protein IsdE: MKKAIGLVGIVGMLMLTACSSGDSSASGIGEIDPDGDRIVATTVALTEIMDALAIDLVGVPSSYKELPDRYADAKEVGNPMSPDMETLLALKPTEIYSVTTLKYDLQEMFDDRGIDMTYANLESVDAMHEEILRIGKKYDRVEQAEALIAQFEEKAASIAQAIEGKEQPKVLILMGIPGSYLVATEHSYIGDLVKRSGGVNVITGEDVEFLSSNTEYLQQAEPDVILRAAHGMPEQVIAMFDEEFRGNDIWKHFDAVKNGRVYDLEEQLFGTTGNLAASEALDELQKMLYPAE, encoded by the coding sequence ATGAAAAAAGCCATTGGTCTGGTTGGTATTGTCGGCATGCTAATGCTTACCGCCTGTTCCTCGGGTGACAGTTCTGCATCGGGAATCGGAGAGATAGATCCTGACGGCGATCGGATTGTCGCTACGACCGTTGCACTGACTGAAATCATGGATGCGCTTGCTATTGACCTTGTCGGTGTTCCTTCAAGTTATAAAGAATTACCTGATAGATACGCAGATGCGAAAGAAGTCGGTAATCCAATGAGTCCTGATATGGAGACTTTATTGGCATTGAAGCCTACAGAAATCTATTCAGTGACCACATTGAAATATGACTTGCAAGAGATGTTTGATGATCGCGGAATCGATATGACGTATGCAAATCTCGAAAGCGTTGACGCGATGCACGAAGAAATTCTGCGCATCGGGAAGAAGTATGACCGAGTGGAGCAGGCGGAGGCGCTAATCGCGCAGTTCGAGGAAAAGGCAGCTTCGATTGCACAAGCAATTGAAGGCAAGGAGCAACCGAAAGTATTGATTCTAATGGGGATTCCTGGCAGCTACCTTGTTGCGACGGAGCATTCTTATATCGGTGACTTAGTGAAACGCAGTGGTGGTGTGAATGTTATTACGGGTGAGGATGTCGAGTTTTTATCCTCCAATACAGAATATTTGCAGCAGGCGGAACCTGATGTCATCTTGCGGGCCGCTCACGGAATGCCTGAACAGGTTATTGCAATGTTTGATGAGGAGTTCCGTGGGAATGATATTTGGAAACATTTCGATGCTGTAAAAAATGGCCGGGTGTATGATTTAGAGGAGCAGTTGTTTGGAACAACGGGCAACTTGGCGGCGTCAGAAGCGCTTGATGAGTTGCAAAAGATGCTGTATCCGGCAGAATGA
- a CDS encoding FecCD family ABC transporter permease, with the protein MNKRFFSFIIVIALLIIVFVQSALTGSIQVTPFELLRGLFTGADDNVAIIKDLRIPRILIAIFAGAALSVAGVLLQAVMRNPLADPGIIGVSAGASFMSIVLIAFFPTLFFFVPLFAFLGGAIAFLLVYSMSWKSGLDPLRMILIGIAINALFTGLSQAIGFSGGGLTQSMSQVTTSNLTMKKWSDVNTIVLYSSIGLVLSFFVFKWCNYLALEDKTAKSLGVNINLARFVIALIAVLLASIATAIAGMFAFVGLLVPHIGRTLVGNDHKLLIPFSALAGALLILLADTLGRVLIAPNEIPASIIVAVIGGPFLIFMLRKSDRIYGY; encoded by the coding sequence ATGAATAAGAGGTTTTTCAGTTTTATCATTGTAATCGCGTTGCTCATTATTGTGTTTGTGCAATCAGCACTAACCGGCAGCATTCAAGTAACGCCGTTTGAGCTGCTCCGCGGATTGTTTACAGGGGCAGACGATAATGTGGCCATCATTAAGGATCTGCGGATTCCGCGAATTTTGATCGCCATCTTCGCAGGCGCTGCATTGTCAGTCGCAGGTGTACTTCTGCAAGCTGTCATGCGTAACCCCCTTGCCGATCCCGGCATTATCGGGGTGTCCGCAGGGGCAAGTTTTATGTCGATTGTGCTAATCGCATTCTTCCCGACATTGTTCTTTTTTGTGCCGTTGTTTGCGTTTCTTGGTGGAGCAATTGCGTTTTTGCTCGTCTATTCAATGTCGTGGAAATCGGGGCTTGATCCGCTCCGGATGATTCTCATTGGGATAGCGATCAACGCATTGTTCACAGGTCTCAGTCAGGCAATTGGATTCAGTGGCGGCGGGTTAACGCAGTCCATGAGTCAAGTGACGACATCGAATTTGACGATGAAGAAGTGGAGTGATGTGAATACGATCGTGTTGTACAGCAGCATCGGTCTAGTTCTATCGTTCTTCGTGTTCAAGTGGTGCAACTATTTAGCACTTGAAGACAAAACGGCGAAAAGCCTAGGGGTCAACATCAATCTGGCGCGTTTTGTCATTGCCTTAATTGCAGTACTGCTGGCGTCAATCGCAACAGCAATTGCAGGGATGTTTGCATTTGTTGGATTGCTCGTTCCACACATCGGCAGAACGCTTGTCGGCAATGATCATAAATTGCTCATTCCTTTTTCGGCACTCGCCGGGGCATTGCTCATTCTTCTTGCAGATACGCTTGGACGGGTGTTAATAGCGCCGAACGAGATACCGGCTTCGATTATCGTTGCGGTCATCGGAGGTCCATTCCTCATATTCATGTTGAGAAAGAGTGATCGCATTTATGGATATTAA
- a CDS encoding ABC transporter ATP-binding protein, which translates to MDIKDVTFSYDKKSTILHGIDSSIETGKVTTIIGPNGCGKSTLLGVLSNHYHPQNGEVVLDGLALADFKPKELAKRLAVVHQQNNAPSDMTVEKLTAYGRIPYKHLFSSSTKEDEEAVEWALASTNLLDKRKSPIDQLSGGQMQRVWIAMALTQQTPYLFLDEPTTYLDIYYQYELLELIRSLNKEHAISIVMVLHDINQAIRYSDTIIAMKDGKISAKGAPAHIITAESIKDIYGVDVIVKHDEQAGMYIVPVGI; encoded by the coding sequence ATGGATATTAAAGATGTGACGTTTTCATATGATAAGAAGTCGACGATTTTGCACGGTATCGACAGTTCGATTGAAACAGGGAAAGTGACGACGATTATCGGGCCGAACGGCTGCGGAAAATCGACGTTGCTTGGCGTGCTGTCTAATCACTACCATCCACAGAACGGAGAAGTCGTTTTGGACGGTCTTGCGCTAGCTGATTTCAAACCGAAAGAACTTGCGAAAAGGCTCGCTGTTGTTCATCAACAAAACAATGCACCATCTGATATGACTGTTGAAAAACTGACAGCCTATGGACGGATTCCGTATAAGCATTTATTTTCTTCATCGACGAAAGAAGATGAGGAAGCAGTCGAGTGGGCGCTTGCCAGCACGAATTTGCTCGACAAGCGCAAGAGTCCGATTGATCAGCTATCTGGCGGTCAAATGCAACGGGTTTGGATTGCTATGGCGTTGACACAGCAAACACCGTATCTGTTTCTTGATGAACCGACAACATATCTCGATATTTACTACCAATATGAATTGCTAGAACTGATCCGTTCGTTGAATAAAGAGCATGCTATCTCCATCGTTATGGTATTGCATGATATCAATCAGGCAATCCGCTATAGCGATACGATCATTGCAATGAAAGACGGTAAAATTTCGGCTAAAGGTGCGCCAGCTCATATCATTACAGCGGAATCGATTAAGGATATTTACGGTGTCGATGTCATTGTGAAGCATGATGAGCAGGCAGGGATGTATATTGTCCCGGTCGGAATTTGA
- a CDS encoding purine-cytosine permease family protein yields the protein MASIQSNEGTTQAVEAVSSDDYSLDRVPSNERNKGWLSITNITFGIATAIFYFQMGSVMALKFGAINAMISSAYAIVVAGLLGTVIAYLSAKSGMNVNLLSRGGGFGYIGSSLTSLIYASNFIMYCAFEGLILVSAVHHFFPTLPKWILIVLFGTIVIPLNWFGIEQLDKLQKWSLPLFIVFLLTAVVVSFYKIPIYTGSVFTYMPEGVTIGGEALLMCMGMHHGIMGLTALLASDYARFLKPADIKIGSVMIGFIPQIFCFGVMGGLGIWFGVRFLESDPGVYIVLLLGIGGALFTMLTQLRINVTNIYSSSLSLSNFFENMFRFTPGRRFWVVVSGITAIVLMLLNITEHVDTLMTFQGVFLLSWAAVLVTDALVVKKLLKIGPNYYVARQSYLYKWNPVGTVSLIVASILGTVAALGYMGIFLESTAAFLAALLAAVLTVLIAVMTKGKYYLVREPHDIPEEDKL from the coding sequence TTGGCGTCTATCCAATCAAATGAAGGAACAACTCAAGCCGTCGAGGCGGTATCCTCGGACGATTACTCGCTGGACAGGGTGCCAAGCAACGAACGGAATAAAGGCTGGTTGAGTATAACGAACATTACGTTCGGTATTGCGACTGCAATTTTCTATTTCCAAATGGGGAGTGTTATGGCCCTGAAATTCGGTGCTATTAATGCAATGATCTCCTCCGCTTATGCAATCGTTGTTGCTGGATTGCTCGGTACAGTAATCGCCTATTTATCGGCGAAATCAGGCATGAATGTCAATCTGCTTTCACGCGGTGGAGGATTCGGCTATATCGGATCATCGTTGACGTCGTTAATTTATGCATCTAATTTCATTATGTATTGCGCTTTTGAGGGACTTATTTTAGTTTCCGCAGTTCACCACTTCTTTCCTACTCTTCCTAAATGGATCTTAATTGTCCTGTTCGGTACAATCGTCATTCCTCTTAACTGGTTCGGAATCGAACAGTTAGATAAATTACAAAAATGGTCACTACCTCTATTTATCGTCTTTTTATTAACTGCGGTTGTTGTGTCGTTCTACAAAATTCCGATTTACACAGGCTCTGTTTTCACCTATATGCCCGAAGGTGTGACAATCGGCGGTGAAGCGCTCTTAATGTGCATGGGTATGCACCACGGTATTATGGGATTGACAGCGTTACTCGCATCCGATTATGCTCGTTTTTTGAAACCGGCAGACATTAAAATCGGTTCGGTTATGATTGGTTTTATTCCGCAGATTTTCTGTTTCGGTGTTATGGGAGGGCTCGGTATCTGGTTTGGTGTGAGATTCCTTGAATCGGATCCTGGTGTGTATATTGTCTTGCTACTAGGTATTGGAGGCGCATTATTCACGATGCTTACCCAATTGCGTATAAACGTGACGAATATTTACAGCAGTTCGTTGTCACTATCCAATTTCTTTGAAAACATGTTCCGATTTACACCTGGTCGCCGCTTTTGGGTCGTTGTGTCAGGCATAACGGCAATCGTTCTTATGTTGCTCAATATTACAGAACATGTCGATACATTGATGACCTTCCAAGGTGTCTTCCTCTTGTCATGGGCTGCTGTTCTTGTAACAGATGCACTAGTCGTGAAAAAGCTGCTGAAGATTGGACCGAATTATTATGTCGCGAGACAAAGCTATTTGTATAAGTGGAATCCTGTTGGCACGGTGTCGTTGATTGTCGCAAGTATTCTTGGGACGGTGGCGGCACTCGGTTATATGGGGATCTTCCTAGAGTCAACCGCGGCATTTTTGGCGGCGCTGCTTGCAGCGGTGTTGACTGTGTTAATTGCGGTAATGACAAAAGGAAAGTATTATCTTGTGAGAGAACCTCACGATATTCCAGAAGAAGACAAGCTGTAA
- a CDS encoding helix-turn-helix domain-containing protein has translation MHIGCRLKKLREEKNLSQKTVSIGIVSTSHYSNIENGRFEPSNEVLLLLAERLEVPSEYLHRIREENVEIQKYLMEYEMLIASSEGNIDSFLKKNHTKFIYIVSLKQEVMFNLLKYLEHLKFGRINEAQKHYVAEIACIPQKYIAEANLQMLEKYQYVTGLHHYYTRNYADSILHFKEALHLTKDELLSAKINYNIALALYQEHDYGTALNYTKKALGQYMDLHCWKQCGDCYNLVAALYLEQYKVDEAKKYIEKGFSIIADEMTGTLANLYHNLAIFYFIEKDFMQALEKVNRSLEVKKALEVGNLFATKKLKIEILFELEDFQAIQSCLGRLRKMASSDLEQAHLHKIDALLYYSMREYEQFERLMIHCTEVFLENKQWVDLKESSHHLALYYANQKKYKSAYMYQEYGIHAYRHIVMELKGGDEL, from the coding sequence ATGCATATCGGGTGCAGACTTAAAAAGCTGCGTGAAGAGAAAAATCTATCGCAAAAAACTGTCAGTATTGGTATTGTCTCTACTTCCCATTACAGCAATATTGAAAATGGCCGTTTTGAACCTTCAAATGAAGTTCTTCTCCTGCTTGCAGAACGATTAGAAGTTCCTTCTGAATATCTTCATCGGATTCGTGAAGAAAATGTTGAAATTCAAAAATATTTGATGGAATATGAAATGCTAATTGCTAGTAGTGAAGGAAATATTGATTCGTTTTTGAAAAAAAACCATACAAAATTCATCTATATTGTTTCATTAAAACAAGAGGTCATGTTCAACTTGCTAAAGTATTTAGAGCATCTGAAATTTGGCAGGATCAATGAAGCACAAAAACACTACGTGGCAGAAATCGCTTGCATACCCCAAAAATACATTGCAGAAGCCAATTTACAAATGCTTGAAAAATACCAATATGTGACTGGTTTGCATCATTATTATACAAGAAACTATGCGGACAGTATTTTACATTTTAAAGAAGCCCTTCACTTGACGAAAGATGAACTATTATCAGCAAAGATCAATTACAATATTGCGTTGGCTCTTTATCAAGAACATGATTATGGGACTGCACTAAACTATACGAAGAAAGCGTTGGGGCAGTACATGGACTTGCACTGCTGGAAACAATGCGGAGATTGCTACAATCTTGTCGCTGCCTTATACCTTGAACAATATAAAGTAGATGAAGCGAAGAAGTATATTGAAAAAGGCTTCAGTATTATAGCGGATGAGATGACGGGTACATTAGCGAATTTGTATCATAATTTAGCGATTTTCTATTTTATTGAGAAGGATTTTATGCAAGCATTGGAAAAGGTCAATCGGAGCCTGGAAGTGAAGAAGGCATTAGAAGTAGGTAATCTATTTGCTACGAAAAAGTTGAAAATTGAAATCCTTTTTGAACTTGAAGATTTTCAAGCGATACAAAGCTGTCTCGGCCGATTGAGAAAGATGGCAAGTTCTGATCTGGAACAAGCCCATCTTCATAAAATCGATGCGTTGCTTTACTATTCTATGCGAGAGTACGAACAATTCGAACGCTTAATGATTCACTGCACGGAAGTTTTCCTTGAGAATAAGCAATGGGTGGATTTAAAGGAATCATCTCATCATTTGGCTTTATATTATGCAAATCAGAAGAAATATAAAAGTGCATATATGTATCAAGAATATGGTATCCACGCGTATCGGCATATCGTGATGGAATTGAAAGGAGGTGATGAACTTTGA
- a CDS encoding GbsR/MarR family transcriptional regulator, producing the protein MDGKETLEKARERIIETIAQNIHLYGLTPSAGRQYGTMFFHDEPLTLDDMTEELGMSKTSMSTSVRALSDLKLVERAWKRGVRKDLYQVKEDWYQSFIDLFSTKWRRSISLHSVAVKKSLNEMKVLYENEDISDDLKDILVKDIAKLEYMRDYFEWLDRLVDAFEEHEIFNLVPPKNYSENK; encoded by the coding sequence ATGGACGGCAAAGAAACTCTTGAAAAAGCACGTGAGCGGATTATTGAAACCATCGCACAAAACATACATCTATACGGCCTCACACCTTCTGCCGGTAGACAGTACGGTACGATGTTCTTTCATGACGAACCACTTACCTTGGATGATATGACTGAAGAACTCGGAATGAGCAAAACAAGTATGAGCACTTCTGTAAGGGCGTTATCAGATTTAAAATTAGTAGAACGTGCTTGGAAACGTGGAGTCCGTAAAGATCTTTACCAAGTCAAAGAAGATTGGTATCAAAGTTTTATTGACTTATTTTCTACTAAGTGGAGAAGATCTATTTCATTACACTCCGTTGCTGTCAAGAAATCCTTGAATGAAATGAAAGTTTTATACGAGAACGAAGATATCAGTGATGATTTAAAAGATATTCTTGTAAAAGATATTGCAAAACTTGAATACATGCGTGACTATTTCGAATGGCTCGACCGCTTAGTAGACGCATTCGAAGAACATGAAATTTTCAATCTCGTCCCACCAAAAAATTACTCAGAAAATAAATGA
- a CDS encoding quaternary amine ABC transporter ATP-binding protein has protein sequence MEDQIKKIEVSNTTKIFGKHSKRATQLLNEGKTKSEILKLTGATVGVNNATFDVYDGEIFVIMGLSGSGKSTLVRMLNRLIDPTIGEILIDGKNIVSMNKEQLREVRRKKIGMVFQNFALFPHKTIQENTEYGLEIQGMAKTERQEQAKESLKLVGLAGYEDQYPSQLSGGMQQRVGLARALANDPDVLLMDEAFSALDPLIRKDMQDELLQLHHDMKKTIIFITHDLDEALRIGDRIALMKDGDIVQIGTPEEILMNPSNQYVERFVEDVDLSKVLTAGHIMKKADSVQVDRGPRVALRLMERLSISSIYIVDKGNRLIGAVTAQDAVRASETGKTLEDVLIKDVPTSSRETVLTDLFDTVSTATIPVAVVNEQNHLEGIIIRGALIGALAGDGQFINSESHEESVETAEIGVKGNE, from the coding sequence ATGGAAGACCAGATAAAGAAAATTGAAGTAAGCAATACGACCAAAATCTTTGGTAAACATAGCAAGCGTGCAACGCAATTGTTAAACGAAGGCAAAACGAAAAGTGAAATCCTTAAACTGACAGGCGCTACCGTAGGCGTGAACAATGCGACATTTGATGTCTATGATGGCGAGATTTTTGTCATTATGGGCTTATCGGGTAGCGGTAAATCCACATTAGTACGCATGCTCAATCGATTAATAGATCCAACAATCGGGGAAATTCTGATCGATGGTAAAAATATTGTCAGCATGAATAAAGAGCAACTGCGAGAGGTTAGAAGAAAGAAAATTGGAATGGTTTTCCAAAATTTTGCTCTTTTCCCGCATAAGACTATCCAGGAAAATACTGAATATGGGCTTGAAATTCAAGGGATGGCAAAAACAGAGCGGCAAGAACAGGCGAAGGAATCACTTAAACTTGTTGGATTGGCTGGGTATGAGGACCAGTATCCGAGTCAATTAAGTGGTGGCATGCAGCAACGGGTCGGATTAGCACGTGCTCTCGCTAATGATCCTGATGTTTTGCTAATGGACGAGGCATTCAGTGCATTGGATCCTTTAATTCGAAAAGATATGCAAGATGAGCTTCTTCAATTGCATCATGATATGAAGAAAACAATTATCTTCATAACGCATGATCTGGATGAAGCATTGCGAATAGGCGATCGAATTGCATTGATGAAGGATGGAGATATCGTTCAAATCGGAACACCTGAAGAGATTCTGATGAATCCATCTAATCAATATGTAGAACGATTTGTGGAAGATGTAGATCTTTCCAAAGTATTGACAGCGGGCCATATTATGAAAAAGGCGGATTCCGTGCAAGTGGATCGAGGACCGAGAGTCGCTTTACGTCTCATGGAAAGACTAAGCATCTCTTCTATCTATATAGTAGACAAAGGAAATCGTCTGATTGGAGCTGTCACGGCACAAGATGCTGTCCGCGCATCTGAAACAGGGAAGACATTGGAAGATGTTCTAATTAAAGATGTCCCTACGAGTTCCCGCGAAACAGTTCTGACGGATTTATTTGACACGGTATCTACTGCGACGATTCCAGTAGCGGTCGTAAATGAACAGAATCATTTAGAAGGTATTATCATTCGTGGAGCACTGATCGGCGCATTGGCAGGCGACGGACAGTTTATCAATAGTGAATCACATGAAGAATCCGTGGAAACGGCAGAAATTGGGGTGAAGGGCAATGAATAA
- a CDS encoding ABC transporter permease encodes MNNLLPRLPFADWIDTGVDWLVEHFGSVFDGIASFLKGFVEGTVDLMALVPSIVLALLFALLAWFISTRRIAIFTLVGLLFIDYLGYWFSMLQMLSLVITSVFIALVIGIPLGIWGSQKAGVKKVINPLLDLMQTMPAFVYLLPAIFFFNIGVVPGVVASVIFSMPPTIRLTMLGIEQVPKDLIEATEAFGSTSWQRLRKVQIPLAKPTIMAGVNQSIMLSLSMVVIASMVGAPGLGEEVYKAVTQLKTGVGFETGLSIVIVAIILDRITQHAGKKKQGGTLS; translated from the coding sequence ATGAATAATTTGTTACCTCGATTGCCATTCGCTGATTGGATTGATACAGGCGTGGATTGGCTTGTTGAACATTTCGGATCAGTATTCGATGGTATTGCAAGCTTCTTAAAAGGATTTGTAGAAGGAACAGTTGACTTGATGGCGTTAGTGCCATCCATTGTATTAGCATTGTTATTCGCATTGCTCGCTTGGTTCATCTCCACGCGTAGAATTGCAATTTTTACATTGGTCGGATTGCTGTTTATTGACTATCTCGGGTATTGGTTCTCGATGTTACAAATGCTATCGCTCGTCATTACGTCTGTCTTTATAGCTTTGGTCATCGGAATTCCGCTTGGGATATGGGGTTCACAGAAAGCAGGTGTGAAAAAGGTCATCAACCCACTGTTGGATTTGATGCAAACAATGCCTGCGTTCGTTTATCTTTTACCAGCGATTTTCTTTTTCAATATCGGCGTTGTACCAGGGGTTGTGGCTTCCGTTATCTTCTCGATGCCACCAACAATTCGCCTAACGATGCTTGGTATTGAACAAGTCCCGAAAGATTTAATTGAAGCGACAGAAGCGTTCGGATCCACTTCATGGCAACGATTGAGAAAAGTCCAGATTCCATTGGCAAAGCCGACAATCATGGCAGGTGTTAACCAAAGCATCATGTTATCACTGTCAATGGTAGTCATTGCCTCAATGGTCGGTGCACCAGGACTCGGTGAAGAAGTCTACAAAGCGGTTACGCAATTGAAGACAGGTGTCGGTTTTGAAACTGGCCTATCAATTGTTATCGTCGCTATTATTCTTGACCGAATTACACAACACGCAGGAAAGAAAAAACAAGGGGGAACTTTATCATGA
- a CDS encoding glycine betaine ABC transporter substrate-binding protein, translating to MKKKMFGLGTAALLAVGLAACGNADDNSSADVDDTTSVGKSVDYKITGIDPGAGIMEATEKAIKEYDLDEWDVTTGSGAAMTASLKKAYDKEKPIIVTGWTPHWKFAKFDLKYLEDPKGVYGGEEQIKTIARTGLAEDLPEAHQVLSNFHWTEEDMGEVMVAIQEGEKEDVAAQNWVDANADKVAEWTEGVNEVDGDKIKLAYVAWDSEIASHNVVKLVLESVGYDVTLTQVEAGPLWTAVADGSADASLAAWLPITHKTYADKFDGKFEDLGANMDGVKIGLVVPKYMDIESIEDLK from the coding sequence TTGAAAAAGAAAATGTTTGGACTAGGAACAGCAGCATTACTAGCAGTAGGTTTGGCAGCTTGTGGAAATGCTGATGACAACTCTTCAGCAGACGTAGATGATACGACTTCCGTTGGAAAATCGGTTGACTATAAAATCACTGGAATTGACCCGGGCGCCGGAATTATGGAAGCAACTGAAAAAGCGATTAAAGAGTATGACCTAGACGAATGGGACGTTACAACAGGCTCTGGCGCTGCAATGACAGCTTCATTGAAGAAAGCATATGACAAAGAAAAGCCAATCATCGTAACAGGTTGGACGCCACACTGGAAATTTGCGAAATTCGATCTGAAATACCTGGAAGACCCAAAAGGTGTATACGGTGGGGAAGAGCAAATTAAGACGATTGCTAGAACAGGCCTTGCAGAAGACTTGCCGGAAGCACACCAAGTCCTATCGAACTTCCATTGGACTGAGGAAGACATGGGTGAGGTAATGGTAGCGATTCAAGAAGGCGAAAAAGAAGACGTAGCCGCTCAAAACTGGGTGGATGCAAATGCTGATAAAGTTGCAGAATGGACAGAAGGCGTAAATGAAGTAGATGGTGATAAAATCAAACTTGCATACGTGGCATGGGATAGTGAAATCGCTAGCCACAACGTTGTGAAACTTGTACTTGAAAGTGTCGGTTACGATGTAACATTAACACAAGTAGAAGCAGGACCACTTTGGACAGCTGTTGCAGATGGAAGTGCTGATGCTTCCTTAGCAGCATGGTTGCCAATTACACATAAAACGTATGCTGATAAATTCGATGGTAAATTCGAAGATCTCGGTGCTAATATGGACGGTGTGAAAATCGGACTTGTTGTACCGAAATATATGGACATCGAATCGATTGAAGATCTGAAGTAA